The Gemmatimonadaceae bacterium genomic sequence CTCTCGTTCGCCCTCGCGTGGGCCGAAGTCCTCGGCGCGGCGGACATCTTCATCGGCGTGAATGCGCTCGACTATTCCGGGTACCCGGACTGCCGTCCCGAGTACATCGACGCCTTCGAGCGCATGGCGAATCTCGCCACGCGCGCCGGCACCGAAGGGAGCCTGCTCCTTCGCATCCGGGCTCCGCTCATCAACCTGACCAAAGCGCAGATCATCCGGCTCGGTACATCGCTCGGCGTGGACTACGCGATCACGCAGAGCTGCTACGATCCCGATTCGACCGGCGCGGCCTGCGGCCACTGCGACGCTTGCCAGTTACGCCTGAAGGGATTCTCCGAAGCCGGAATCCCTGACCCAGCGCGATATCGGTCGCAGTAAAACACTTTCTCCGGTCCACCGGTCCCACCTGTCTACCCAGTGTACACCGTCAAAGAGATCTTCTACACCCTCCAAGGCGAAGGCGCCAATACCGGCCGACCGGCGGTGTTCTGCCGTTTCGCCGGATGCAACCTGTGGACAGGGCGCGAGTCCGATCGCGCGACGGCGATTTGCGATTTCTGTGATACCGACTTCGTCGGCGTCGGGCCCGATGGAGGAAAGTTCGCGACCGCCGGCGCGCTCGCCGACGCCGTGGCATCGCGCTGGCCGGTCACATCGGATCGAAGCCGGTTCGTCGTCTGCACCGGTGGCGAGCCGCTCCTGCAACTTGACGAGGCGGCGATCGACGCGCTGCACGCGCGCGGTTTCAAGGTCGCGGTGGAGACAAATGGGACCATGCAGCCACCGCCGGGACTGGATTGGATTTGCGTAAGCCCAAAGGCACGGGTGCCGCTCGAGCTTCGCCACGGGGACGAGCTCAAGCTCGTGTATCCCCAGCCGGGCCTCGATCCGAGCGGTTTCGAGTCGCTCGCGTTCGGTCAATTTTTCCTTCAGCCCATGGACGGCCCAGCCGTATCAGAGAATACTGAAGCTGCCCTGCGGTATTGCCTCTCGAACCCCCGGTGGAGGTTGAGTCTGCAGACACATAAAATGTTGCGCATTCGGTGATGCGATTTGTGGCACGGGGTGAGTAAGTGCGTTGCAGGCGGCGGCCAAAAGTGCTCGTTGAACCGCGTCGGACGAACCTTAACTCGTACCGTTGACCGAATGCCGATCACGCCGTAGACTGACCGAGACTTTTGAGCCGCCTAACCATGATTCCATCGTCGCCAAACCGCTTCGCACGAATGAAGGTCGCGCTCGTCGCGATCGCGTTCGCGTCGATGGCGTTTGCCCCGGCGATGGCGCAAGACGCCAAGACCGTCGAGGTGAAGCCGTTCGAGGCCAAGCCATTCACGGCGATGAGCAACTCGGCTCAGGCGATGCGCGATTCCATCGTCTCGATGGCCCGCGCGCAGATCGGCACGAAGTACCGGTTCGGCGGCGGTTCGCCTGAGAAAGGCTTCGACTGCAGCGGCCTGGTGAAGTTCGTGATGGCCGCGCTCAACCTCGATGTCCCGCGGACGGCCAAGCAGCAAGCCAAGGTCGGCCTCGCGATCATCAAGGACACGAGCCGCTTGCTCCCCGGCGACGTGCTCACGTTCGGCAAGGGCAAGAAGGGCGCGGTGAGCCACGTCGGCATCTACGTCGGCGACGGCCGCTTCGTGCAGGCCAGCAGCGCCGCGGGCCGGGTCATCGAAACACCGCTCGACCGGCCGGCCTCTCCGCGCATCAAAGTCTGGCGCGGCGTGCGCCGCATCCTCCTCCTCGACGACAGCACGGCGACGACACCGCCGGCCGTCGCGGCCAAGGGCGGCAACTAAACGCCCCGTTCGTCGGCTCGCCGTAATTCTACAGAACGAAAGCACTGAACGCGGACGAGCGCGGATTTCAAGAACAATCCGCGCGGACGTGCCTTGTGAATCAGCGATCATCCGCGATCAGGCCGTCGTCGTGTTTTAGGGTTTTCGAATCGGGATCCCCCGTTTCGAGAGGCGGCCAGTCGAGTCCACGCGGGCGCCCGACGTTGGAAAATCCAGCGCGCTGAGCGAATCGATCAGGCTAAACGCACGATGTGTTTGATCTCGCTGGAGAACCCCCGGCCACAGCTGCATCGTCGGCCGAAGCTCGGCGTCTGACACGTAGGCCGCCGAGTCGATCGTCGCGCAAGCGACGGCGCCGCGATTCGTCGGCTCGTGCATGTTGAACGGTCCGTACGTGAGCAGGTTGCCGAGCGAATAGAACACGAGGCGGTCGTCGCGCCATTCCGCCGCGCGGAGCACATGCGGCCCGTGGCCGACGACGAGCGTCGCGCCGCCAGAGAATGCGGCGTCGGCAAAGCCGACGGGATTGCCGCGATCCATTCCGAGAAAAAGCTCTTCGGCGTTCCGCGTGCGCTGCGCCGGCGGACCCTCGGCGCCAAGGTGCATCGTCACGACGACGATCGGATAACGGTCGGCGGCGCGTCGTACGTGGCGGCGAACGGCGGCGAGGTCGCGCGCGTCCGGCGCGTCGGAATCGGTGTGGAAGCCGAGCATCGCGATCGTGTCGCCCGAGGGAAGCCCGACTGGCGTCGCGATGGTGTCCGCGCCGACGACGAAGATCCCGGCGCGCTTGAGCCGCGCCACGGTCGTGTCGCGCCCCTCTTCGCCGGCATCGTGCGAGTGATTGTTGGCCACGTTTCCGACGATCACCGATCCGCTGTCGATCGCTCGCCGAAGCGCCGCGCCCGCGCTCGGCGGCATACGGAACGCGTAACAGTTCTTCGATCGCGGGCTGCATTTCGGCGGTACCGGCGGAGGGCCGGACCCGATCGCACCCTCGATGTTGAGCAGGACGACGTCGGCGCCACGCACGAGCGGCGCGAGTTGCTTCGCCAGACTGTCGGGGAGCGAGCTCATCCCGAACCGACGTCGCAGCGTATCGGCCGCGGCGCGGGCCCACTTGGGGTCGAGATTGGATCCAAGAGTGACGTCTCCGCCGGCACAGAGTCGAATCGGCCGACTCGGCACCTGTCCATTCATCCTCGCGGCGACGACGATCAGGACGAAAGACCTGGCGAGCGCGGCGGGGGCGGTTTCGAACCGCCGGTAGAGGCGGATCATCTGTCAGCAACCTATTCCGCGATGCCGCTGTCTCATAGGGTCTGAAACCCCGAGCACGCCGCGTCCGTTTGGATGTTCGCTTGTGGGACGTCGAGTCCCACACCCGAGCAGACCGGTACCGGCGGCAAGCATCGCAAGAAGCTGCAACCTTTTGTTCGTACATGGTTTAGAACGTGCGTCCGGGCGGCATGGACCTTTCATTGGCGATCCAAGCTGGCAGGCCATCCTCCACCCGTTCCCACCGCACGAGACGGCCCCTTGGACATCAAGCGCGAACCACCCAAAAAGACAAAGAAGATCGTCGGATTGAGTGTCGGCCTCGTGGCGATTGTCGCCGTGACGGTCGCGATCAGTCGTCTTCGTCCGGCGGCTCCGCCGGTCGAGCGCGGCACACTCTGGATCGACACGGTCAAGCGCGGCTCGATGACGCGCGACGTAAACGCACCCGGCACGCTCGAGCCGGAGTACGTCCGGAACGTCACGGCCCTGACCAACGGCCGTGTCGAGGAGTTGCCGGTGCAGCCTGGCGTTCCCGTGACGGCGCACACGTTGCTGGTCGTGCTCGACAATCCCGATGTGCGCCTCGCGCTGCTGCAAGATCAGCAGGCCCTGAGCAGCGCATACTCCGGGCTGGCGACGCTCAAGACGTCGCTGCATCAGCAGTTCCTCGCGCAGCAGGGCGTGATCGCGAACATGCAGACGCAGCTCAATGCGGCGATCCGCGCGGCGGCCGTTCAGGACTCGCTCGCTGCCAAGAAGCTTGCGTCCGCCAACGACGTCGCCGCGGCGCGCGACGCGGCCGACGAGCTGAAACTTCGCTCGGACATCGAGAAGAAGAAGCTCGAAGAAATGGAGGCGTCGGAGAAGCAACAGATCGATCTTCAGCAACAGCAGGTCGAAGGGCTCAAGGCGATCCTGAACGATCAGAAGAACCGCGTCGAGTCGATGCGCGTCATCGCTCCGGAGGCCGGCTTGCTCCAGACGCTGGGCAATCCCCCGCTCGAGTTGGGACAGTACGTGAACGCGGGAACGACGCTCGCCCGCGTCGTGCAGCCGGGCCGCCTCAAGGCGGTGCTGCGCGTTCCCGAAACGCAGGCGGTCGAGATCGTGCCCGGGCTTCCGGCGACGATCGATCTCCACAACAACACGGTCGTGAAAGGACGCGTGACGCGCACCGACCCGTCGTCGGTCGCGGGAACAGTGACCGTCGAAGTGCGTATCGAAGATTCGCTGCCGGCGGGTACGCGTTCCGACCTCGCCGTCGACGGCACGATCCAACTCGAGCGTCTGAGCGATGTGCTCTTCGTCGCCCGTCCGGGCTTCGGCCAGCCGGGCAATTCGGTCGGGATCTTCCGCGTGCTGCCGAATTCCGGCGAAGCGGAGCGCATCACCGTTCAGCTCGGCCGCGCGTCGGTCAACACCATCGAGATCAAGAACGGCGCGAAGGTCGGCGACAGCCTGATCGTGAACGACATGTCCCAGTTCGACGCCACAAACCGAGTTCGAATCAAATAGGCGCATGCGCGCCGTATAGAACGTTCCTTCCTCCACCTCACCCGCGAGCATCCCATGGCCACTGAGTCAACTTCCTCGTCATCGGCCCTCTCCGCCGCTTCCGGCAACGCCAGCCAGGCGCTGATTCGCTTGGCCGGTATCAAGAAGGTCTTCTACACGGACGAGGTGGAGACCCACGCGCTGCAGGACATCCACCTCGAGATCGCGCCGGGCGAATACGTCGCCATCGCCGGACCGTCGGGATGCGGCAAGACGACGCTCCTCTCCATTCTCGGATTGCTGGACACCCCGTCGGACGGTGAGTACACGCTGGCCAGCGAACCGGTCGCGCAGCTCACGCCGTCGCAGCGCGCGCGCATCCGTAACCGTCAGATCGGTTTCATCTTCCAGGCCTTCAATCTGATCGGCGATCTCACGGTCTATGAAAATGTGGAATTGCCGCTCACGTATCGCGGCATGTCGGCGGCCGAGCGCAAGCAGCGCGTCACCGACGCCCTCGAGCGCGTGGGCATGAGCCACCGCATGAAGCACTATCCGGCGCAGCTCTCCGGAGGTCAGCAGCAGCGCGTCGCCGTGGCCCGCGCGGTCGCCGGCGATCCGCTCATCCTGCTCGCCGACGAGCCGACTGGAAACCTCGATTCGACGAACGGCGAAGCGGTCATGGAGTTGCTTCGCGAGCTGCACCGCGGTGGCGCGACGATCTGCATGGTCACGCACGACCCGCGCTACGCCGCCCACGCCGATCGCTCGGTGCATCTCTTCGACGGACGCGTGGTCGAAGAGCGCCGCGGCGAGAACGTCGGGCTCTAGTCCCCACCCGCCATTCGATGTACGCTCCGCGGGGCCGGTTTCACCGGCTCCCGCCGGAGCGCGCCGTTAACTTAGGAGTCACCATGGCCTTCTTCACCAAGCCCGCCCCCACGGTCACGCGCGACGCGCCGCAGCCGCCGATCGTCGGACCCGTCATCTCGATGCGCAACCTCGAGAAGGTCTTCGAGACCGCCGCCGGCCGCTCGTACGTGCTGCGGCGCATCACGACCGAGATCCAACCGGGCGAGTTCGTCTCGGTCATGGGCCCGTCGGGCGCCGGCAAATCCACGCTGCTCGCCATCCTCGGCATGCTCGACAGCGCATGGACGGGAGAGTTCTTCTTCCTCGGGCATCCGGTTCACGCGATGAGCCACAAGCAACGCGTCGCGTTGAACAAAGAGCACATCGGGTTCGTCTTTCAGCAGTACCACCTGATCGACGATCTCACGGTGGCCGAGAACCTGGACATTCCGCTGTCGTACCGGAACGTGAAGAAGTCGGAGCGCGAGGCGATCGTCGCCGACACGCTCGACCGATTCGGGATGGTCGGAAAGAAAGACCTGTATCCGCGGCAGCTTTCCGGCGGGCAGCAGCAGCTCGTCGGAGTCGCGCGCGCCGTCATCGCGAAACCCCGCCTCATTCTCGCCGACGAGCCCACCGGCAACCTGCATTCGAGCCAGGGCCGCGAGATCATGGAATTGTTCACGAAGTTGAATCAGGCGGGAACGACGATCATCCAGGTGACGCACTCCGAGGAAAATGCGAAGTTCGGCCACCGGATCATCGAGCTGAAGGACGGCTGGATCACCGGGTCGGAGGGGCCGGTCAGCCACGGACCGACCGTCGCGCGCTAACGCGCCGCGGCCTTTCGCAGCGTCGCCTCCCAGACGTCCGTCACGCGGTCCCACGTGTACCGCGAAAGCACCTTCGCGCGCCCCTGCTCGCCGAATCGCGCGCGCTTCGCCGGATCGGCGAGCAGGTCGAGGATTTTCTCCGCCAGATCGGCGGGATCGAACGGCTTGGCGACGAATCCGTCCTCGCCAGACTCGATGATGCAGCGCGTCGACGGAATGTCGGCGCCGATGACGGGCGTGCCGCACATCCACGCTTCGATCATCACCATCCCGAACGATTCCTCGACCGACGGTAGCGCGATCACGTCGCACGCGTCCAGAATCGACGGGCCGTCGTCGTCGGCGAAATCGTCGATGAGAACGACGCGGCCTCGGTCGTCGACCGACAGCGCGTCCAGCATCGTCGCGACGGCCTGCTCCCGGTGCGCGCGCTGGCCGGCCATCAGAAGCACGGCGTTCGGCACCTGTCGCCAGACGATGCGCATGGCCTCGATCAACGTCGGGGCTCCCTTCGCCGTCTCTTGTCGTCCGACGAAGCCGACGAGCGGGCGATCGCCGACCCCATAGAGGGCTCTGATCCGCGCGCCGTCGCGATGCGCGTAGCGATCCGGATCGACTCCGGCACCGGCCACCGCGATCTCGCGCGCGCCTCGCGCTCGCACGAAATCTCCCTCCGCATCCGTGAACACGATCACCGCGTCGGAATCGCCAAGCATGCGCGTGTAGACGGGCTTCTGCGCCCACGGACGCTCGATGTGAAGCACCGGAACCGCCAC encodes the following:
- the queC gene encoding 7-cyano-7-deazaguanine synthase QueC, giving the protein MLLLSGGLDSTTLLAVARRDGFDVHAMTFRYGQRHANEIDAARRIATRFGAREHVVADVDLRTFGGSALTSDDIDVPRDRDVAECGVPVTYVPARNTIFLSFALAWAEVLGAADIFIGVNALDYSGYPDCRPEYIDAFERMANLATRAGTEGSLLLRIRAPLINLTKAQIIRLGTSLGVDYAITQSCYDPDSTGAACGHCDACQLRLKGFSEAGIPDPARYRSQ
- the queE gene encoding 7-carboxy-7-deazaguanine synthase encodes the protein MYTVKEIFYTLQGEGANTGRPAVFCRFAGCNLWTGRESDRATAICDFCDTDFVGVGPDGGKFATAGALADAVASRWPVTSDRSRFVVCTGGEPLLQLDEAAIDALHARGFKVAVETNGTMQPPPGLDWICVSPKARVPLELRHGDELKLVYPQPGLDPSGFESLAFGQFFLQPMDGPAVSENTEAALRYCLSNPRWRLSLQTHKMLRIR
- a CDS encoding C40 family peptidase, producing the protein MKVALVAIAFASMAFAPAMAQDAKTVEVKPFEAKPFTAMSNSAQAMRDSIVSMARAQIGTKYRFGGGSPEKGFDCSGLVKFVMAALNLDVPRTAKQQAKVGLAIIKDTSRLLPGDVLTFGKGKKGAVSHVGIYVGDGRFVQASSAAGRVIETPLDRPASPRIKVWRGVRRILLLDDSTATTPPAVAAKGGN
- a CDS encoding CapA family protein — its product is MIRLYRRFETAPAALARSFVLIVVAARMNGQVPSRPIRLCAGGDVTLGSNLDPKWARAAADTLRRRFGMSSLPDSLAKQLAPLVRGADVVLLNIEGAIGSGPPPVPPKCSPRSKNCYAFRMPPSAGAALRRAIDSGSVIVGNVANNHSHDAGEEGRDTTVARLKRAGIFVVGADTIATPVGLPSGDTIAMLGFHTDSDAPDARDLAAVRRHVRRAADRYPIVVVTMHLGAEGPPAQRTRNAEELFLGMDRGNPVGFADAAFSGGATLVVGHGPHVLRAAEWRDDRLVFYSLGNLLTYGPFNMHEPTNRGAVACATIDSAAYVSDAELRPTMQLWPGVLQRDQTHRAFSLIDSLSALDFPTSGARVDSTGRLSKRGIPIRKP
- a CDS encoding HlyD family efflux transporter periplasmic adaptor subunit translates to MDIKREPPKKTKKIVGLSVGLVAIVAVTVAISRLRPAAPPVERGTLWIDTVKRGSMTRDVNAPGTLEPEYVRNVTALTNGRVEELPVQPGVPVTAHTLLVVLDNPDVRLALLQDQQALSSAYSGLATLKTSLHQQFLAQQGVIANMQTQLNAAIRAAAVQDSLAAKKLASANDVAAARDAADELKLRSDIEKKKLEEMEASEKQQIDLQQQQVEGLKAILNDQKNRVESMRVIAPEAGLLQTLGNPPLELGQYVNAGTTLARVVQPGRLKAVLRVPETQAVEIVPGLPATIDLHNNTVVKGRVTRTDPSSVAGTVTVEVRIEDSLPAGTRSDLAVDGTIQLERLSDVLFVARPGFGQPGNSVGIFRVLPNSGEAERITVQLGRASVNTIEIKNGAKVGDSLIVNDMSQFDATNRVRIK
- a CDS encoding ABC transporter ATP-binding protein; the encoded protein is MATESTSSSSALSAASGNASQALIRLAGIKKVFYTDEVETHALQDIHLEIAPGEYVAIAGPSGCGKTTLLSILGLLDTPSDGEYTLASEPVAQLTPSQRARIRNRQIGFIFQAFNLIGDLTVYENVELPLTYRGMSAAERKQRVTDALERVGMSHRMKHYPAQLSGGQQQRVAVARAVAGDPLILLADEPTGNLDSTNGEAVMELLRELHRGGATICMVTHDPRYAAHADRSVHLFDGRVVEERRGENVGL
- a CDS encoding ABC transporter ATP-binding protein, producing the protein MAFFTKPAPTVTRDAPQPPIVGPVISMRNLEKVFETAAGRSYVLRRITTEIQPGEFVSVMGPSGAGKSTLLAILGMLDSAWTGEFFFLGHPVHAMSHKQRVALNKEHIGFVFQQYHLIDDLTVAENLDIPLSYRNVKKSEREAIVADTLDRFGMVGKKDLYPRQLSGGQQQLVGVARAVIAKPRLILADEPTGNLHSSQGREIMELFTKLNQAGTTIIQVTHSEENAKFGHRIIELKDGWITGSEGPVSHGPTVAR
- a CDS encoding glycosyltransferase family 4 protein, with translation MSERLVGRGHDVSVLTFDVASKRDFYSGPGAGLPPRDRLNGVRIFRVSPAGTLDRIHRWWLRMPGGWRTTTWLAGDEELWPFERPSGLSMVMPLALIGADVITSVNWGYPPAFWASRRNLRRRPHVAVPVLHIERPWAQKPVYTRMLGDSDAVIVFTDAEGDFVRARGAREIAVAGAGVDPDRYAHRDGARIRALYGVGDRPLVGFVGRQETAKGAPTLIEAMRIVWRQVPNAVLLMAGQRAHREQAVATMLDALSVDDRGRVVLIDDFADDDGPSILDACDVIALPSVEESFGMVMIEAWMCGTPVIGADIPSTRCIIESGEDGFVAKPFDPADLAEKILDLLADPAKRARFGEQGRAKVLSRYTWDRVTDVWEATLRKAAAR